In Pyrus communis chromosome 8, drPyrComm1.1, whole genome shotgun sequence, one genomic interval encodes:
- the LOC137741800 gene encoding classical arabinogalactan protein 26-like: protein MASFWSSFLAIFIVFMASDSSLALQSQPETQFSSISAAPAFLPGAPLSSSPTLSPDISPLFPSPGGVPLSPSESPLPTIPSSQSPPDPDVDVAHEPDLALAPSGSLPVSHAVSVTSSLPINVMFFLGLLVWSGV, encoded by the coding sequence ATGGCTTCCTTTTGGTCATCATTCTTGGCAATCTTCATAGTTTTCATGGCTTCTGACTCCTCACTAGCCTTACAATCCCAACCAGAAACACAGTTTTCAAGCATATCAGCCGCACCTGCATTTCTTCCAGGTGctcctctctcttcctctccaaCCCTATCTCCTGATATTTCTCCATTGTTTCCATCTCCTGGTGGTGtgcctctctctccctctgagTCTCCTCTCCCCACCATCCCATCTAGCCAGAGTCCGCCGGACCCGGACGTCGATGTTGCTCATGAACCAGACCTGGCTCTTGCTCCATCAGGCTCTCTCCCAGTTTCCCATGCAGTTTCTGTCACTTCATCTCTGCCTATAAATGTAATGTTCTTTCTTGGCTTGCTGGTTTGGTCTGGTGTGTAA